The following are from one region of the Novosphingobium humi genome:
- a CDS encoding gamma-glutamylcyclotransferase family protein, giving the protein MIRHFFFYGTLIAGSGNAVAREAHRHLGQGVAAHVAGALYALPDPAGWYPALLPGEGRVYGVVYPVLSGLDLAALDAYEGRDYRRVPLMVSAGAERIAAEAYLWQGVLPQEALSIPDGDFARWLGERGLSAYSA; this is encoded by the coding sequence TCGCGGGCAGCGGCAATGCTGTGGCCCGCGAGGCGCATCGCCATCTGGGCCAAGGTGTAGCGGCCCATGTTGCGGGCGCGCTTTATGCGCTGCCTGATCCGGCGGGCTGGTATCCCGCGCTTCTCCCGGGCGAGGGGCGGGTTTATGGCGTGGTCTATCCGGTGCTGTCGGGTCTGGATCTGGCTGCACTGGATGCTTATGAGGGCAGGGATTACCGCCGCGTCCCGCTGATGGTGAGCGCGGGGGCCGAAAGGATCGCTGCCGAAGCCTATCTCTGGCAGGGCGTCTTGCCGCAGGAGGCTCTGTCCATTCCCGATGGCGATTTCGCCCGCTGGCTGGGCGAGCGGGGGCTTAGCGCCTATTCGGCTTGA
- a CDS encoding SRPBCC family protein — protein MPDQDDRKDDSPPSRLTPLWRLLAACGIAALHGLGSYLLLTGLQGAQALIGISFLFIQPAALASFVCYICDPMATRPMSFYASVPLVLVLGAIGLGGYFFQEGVICCLMLAPVWYGMGFLGARLTYKYRQRSHPEEVFSLAVLALPLAMAAMEPMITPPWESHTVARSAIMAGSPDQIWPLLRGIPDVRPGEGRWNITQDVLGVPRPLGARLEGEGIGAARIAQWQRGIRFAEVVDEWQPQRRIGWRFDFRGSQGWQFTDQHLRPDSNYFRVTRGSYQLDPVDSAHSRVTIRTTYAIRTRVNFYAALWGEWMLGDLEDNLLGLINQRIKPNRR, from the coding sequence ATGCCTGATCAGGACGATAGGAAAGATGATTCGCCGCCAAGCCGCCTCACGCCGCTTTGGCGCCTGCTGGCGGCATGCGGTATCGCCGCGCTGCATGGTCTTGGCAGCTATCTGCTGCTGACCGGGCTACAGGGGGCGCAGGCCCTGATCGGTATCAGCTTCCTGTTTATCCAGCCTGCCGCGCTGGCGTCTTTTGTTTGCTACATCTGCGATCCCATGGCCACTCGCCCGATGAGTTTCTATGCCTCCGTACCTTTGGTGCTGGTGTTGGGCGCCATCGGGCTGGGCGGTTATTTCTTTCAAGAAGGCGTGATCTGTTGCCTGATGCTCGCCCCGGTATGGTATGGCATGGGCTTTCTGGGGGCGCGGCTCACCTATAAATATCGCCAGAGAAGCCATCCTGAGGAGGTTTTTTCACTGGCCGTTCTCGCGCTGCCTCTGGCCATGGCCGCGATGGAGCCTATGATCACGCCTCCATGGGAAAGCCACACGGTCGCCCGCTCTGCCATCATGGCGGGAAGCCCGGATCAGATCTGGCCGCTGCTGCGCGGTATTCCCGATGTCCGGCCCGGAGAAGGCCGGTGGAACATTACGCAGGATGTGCTGGGTGTGCCGCGCCCGCTTGGTGCCCGGCTGGAAGGCGAGGGCATCGGCGCCGCGCGGATCGCGCAATGGCAACGCGGCATTCGCTTTGCCGAAGTGGTGGACGAATGGCAGCCGCAACGCCGCATCGGCTGGCGCTTTGATTTTCGCGGCAGCCAAGGCTGGCAATTCACCGATCAGCACCTGCGCCCGGACAGCAATTATTTCCGGGTAACAAGAGGGAGCTATCAGCTTGACCCTGTCGATAGCGCTCATTCCCGCGTCACCATCCGCACGACTTATGCCATTCGCACAAGGGTCAATTTTTACGCCGCCTTATGGGGCGAATGGATGCTGGGCGATCTGGAGGATAATCTGCTGGGCCTGATCAACCAGCGCATCAAGCCGAATAGGCGCTAA
- the rpmI gene encoding 50S ribosomal protein L35: MPKMKTKSGVKKRFKLTATGKVKHGVAGKRHRLISHNAKYIRQNRGTDVISDADAKVIKKWAPYGLN; the protein is encoded by the coding sequence ATGCCCAAGATGAAGACCAAGAGCGGTGTGAAGAAGCGCTTCAAGCTCACCGCGACCGGCAAGGTCAAGCATGGCGTCGCCGGCAAGCGTCACCGTTTGATCAGCCATAACGCCAAGTACATCCGCCAGAACCGTGGCACCGATGTGATTTCCGACGCCGATGCGAAGGTGATCAAGAAGTGGGCGCCCTACGGGCTGAACTGA
- the rplT gene encoding 50S ribosomal protein L20 yields MARVKRGVTTRAKHKNILEQAKGYRGRRKNTIRVARQAVEKAGQYAYRDRKVKKRTFRALWIQRINAAVRAEGLTYSQFINGIKLAGIQLDRKSLADLALNEAAVFSAVLAQAKAALPAA; encoded by the coding sequence ATGGCACGTGTCAAAAGGGGTGTTACCACCCGCGCCAAGCACAAGAATATTCTGGAGCAGGCCAAGGGTTACCGCGGTCGCCGCAAGAATACGATCCGCGTTGCTCGTCAGGCCGTTGAAAAGGCCGGTCAGTACGCTTACCGCGACCGCAAGGTCAAGAAGCGTACCTTCCGCGCTCTGTGGATCCAGCGTATCAACGCTGCGGTCCGCGCCGAAGGCCTGACCTATTCGCAGTTCATCAACGGCATCAAGCTGGCTGGCATCCAACTGGATCGCAAGTCGCTGGCCGATCTGGCGCTGAACGAAGCGGCCGTGTTCTCGGCTGTTCTGGCTCAGGCCAAGGCTGCTCTGCCCGCCGCATAA